A section of the Tenrec ecaudatus isolate mTenEca1 chromosome 10, mTenEca1.hap1, whole genome shotgun sequence genome encodes:
- the LOC142459586 gene encoding small integral membrane protein 15-like translates to MLDFKVWAECVVEWATKDPYGFLAKGILALPPLFLASAVLSWKLARMIEAREKEQKKKQNCRENIANTK, encoded by the coding sequence ATGCTTGACTTCAAGGTCTGGGCTGAGTGTGTGGTGGAGTGGGCCACAAAGGACCCCTATGGCTTCCTGGCGAAGGGGATTCTGGCCCTCCCTCCACTGTTCCTTGCAAGTGCTGTGCTGTCCTGGAAATTGGCCAGGATGATCGAAGCCAGGGAAAAGGAacagaaaaaaaagcaaaactgtcGAGAAAATATTGCAAACACAAAATGA